A single Polynucleobacter acidiphobus DNA region contains:
- the carB gene encoding carbamoyl-phosphate synthase large subunit, translated as MPKRTDIQSILIIGAGPIVIGQACEFDYSGAQACKALREEGYRVILVNSNPATIMTDPEMADVTYIEPITWEVVERIIATEKPDAILPTMGGQTALNCALDLHRHGVLKKYNCELIGASPEAIDKAEDRQKFKDAMTKIGLGSAKSGIAHSMDEAIAVQQRIQAETGSSGFPVVIRPSFTMGGSGGGIAYNREEFEEICKRGLDLSPTRELLIEESLLGWKEFEMEVVRDRADNCIIVCSIENLDPMGVHTGDSITVAPAQTLTDKEYQIMRNASIAVLREIGVDTGGSNVQFSINPVDGRMIVIEMNPRVSRSSALASKATGFPIAKVAAKLAVGYTLDELQNDITGGATPASFEPSIDYVVTKIPRFAFEKFREADPRLTTQMKSVGEVMAIGRTFQESFQKALRGLEVGVDGLDEKSTDLEDIIAEIGEPGPDRIWYVGDAFRMGMGIDEVYEETKIDPWFLEQIEELVEIENAVKEHTLPSLSAAEMRFLKQKGFSDRRLVKLLKTDATAVRQARHGHGVFPVYKRVDTCAAEFATNTAYMYSTYEAEHGECESQPTQREKIMVLGGGPNRIGQGIEFDYCCVHAALAMRDDGYETIMVNCNPETVSTDYDTSDRLYFEPLTLEDVLEIVAKEKPKGVIVQYGGQTPLKLALDLEANGVPIIGTSPDMIDAAEDRERFQKLLHDLKLRQPPNRTARAEDEALKLAEEIGYPLVVRPSYVLGGRAMEIVHDGRDLERYMREAVKVSNDSPVLLDRFLNDAIECDVDCISDGTRVFIGGVMEHIEQAGVHSGDSACSLPPYSLSKETIAELKRQTAAMAKGLNVVGLMNVQFAIQQSDGKDTIFVLEVNPRASRTVPYVSKATGLQLAKIAARCMVGQSLDQQGIMEEVIPPYYSVKEAVFPFNKFPGIDPILGPEMRSTGEVMGVGKTFGEALFKSQLAAGIKLPKSGNVVLTVKDSDKPLAVVVAKLLHEMGFPMVATKGTAAAIAAANIPVSVVNKVKEGRPHIVDMIKNGEITLVFTTVDETRNAIADSRSIRTTAQANGVTYYTTISAARAVMEGMRAKDSLEVYSLQNLHISLS; from the coding sequence ATGCCAAAGCGTACAGACATTCAGAGTATTTTGATTATTGGTGCCGGTCCGATTGTGATTGGACAGGCTTGCGAGTTTGATTACTCAGGTGCGCAAGCATGTAAAGCCTTGCGCGAAGAGGGCTATCGCGTCATTCTGGTGAACAGTAATCCAGCGACCATCATGACCGATCCGGAGATGGCCGATGTGACCTACATCGAACCGATTACTTGGGAAGTGGTAGAGCGCATTATCGCCACCGAGAAGCCCGATGCGATTTTGCCCACCATGGGTGGCCAGACCGCACTCAACTGCGCTCTCGATTTGCATCGTCATGGCGTTCTCAAAAAATACAATTGCGAACTCATTGGTGCATCCCCCGAGGCGATTGATAAAGCCGAGGATCGTCAGAAGTTCAAAGACGCGATGACCAAAATTGGATTGGGCTCTGCCAAGTCTGGGATTGCGCATTCGATGGACGAAGCGATCGCGGTTCAGCAACGCATTCAGGCGGAGACCGGTAGCTCAGGATTCCCGGTGGTGATTCGGCCCTCGTTCACTATGGGTGGATCGGGCGGTGGTATTGCCTATAACCGCGAAGAATTTGAAGAGATTTGTAAACGCGGTCTGGATCTATCGCCAACGCGTGAGTTATTAATTGAGGAATCGCTCTTAGGCTGGAAAGAGTTTGAGATGGAGGTGGTGCGCGATCGTGCCGATAACTGCATCATCGTTTGCTCGATTGAGAACTTAGATCCGATGGGCGTGCACACCGGGGACTCCATCACGGTGGCTCCCGCACAAACACTCACCGACAAAGAGTATCAAATCATGCGTAATGCCTCAATCGCAGTCTTGCGCGAGATTGGGGTGGATACTGGTGGCTCGAATGTGCAGTTCTCGATTAATCCAGTCGATGGCCGCATGATCGTGATTGAGATGAACCCACGCGTCTCACGCTCATCCGCTCTTGCATCGAAGGCCACTGGCTTCCCCATTGCCAAGGTTGCTGCCAAATTAGCGGTGGGCTATACCTTGGATGAGTTGCAAAACGATATTACGGGCGGTGCTACGCCGGCATCGTTTGAGCCCAGTATTGACTATGTCGTCACCAAGATCCCACGCTTTGCCTTTGAGAAGTTCCGTGAAGCGGATCCACGCTTAACCACCCAAATGAAATCCGTGGGAGAGGTGATGGCAATTGGCCGTACCTTCCAAGAGTCATTTCAAAAAGCCTTACGCGGTCTTGAAGTGGGTGTCGATGGCTTAGATGAGAAATCCACCGACCTCGAGGACATCATTGCCGAGATTGGTGAGCCAGGCCCGGATCGCATTTGGTATGTGGGCGATGCCTTCCGTATGGGTATGGGTATTGATGAGGTTTACGAAGAGACCAAAATTGATCCATGGTTCTTGGAGCAAATTGAAGAGCTCGTTGAGATTGAGAATGCGGTTAAAGAGCACACCCTGCCTAGCCTTAGTGCCGCAGAGATGCGGTTCCTCAAGCAAAAAGGATTTTCAGATCGGCGTCTCGTTAAATTATTGAAAACCGATGCGACGGCGGTGCGTCAAGCACGTCATGGTCATGGCGTATTCCCAGTCTACAAGCGGGTCGATACTTGCGCAGCCGAGTTTGCAACCAATACGGCATATATGTACTCGACCTATGAAGCAGAGCATGGCGAGTGCGAGTCACAGCCTACGCAGCGCGAGAAGATTATGGTGCTAGGCGGTGGGCCTAACCGGATTGGCCAGGGTATCGAGTTTGATTACTGCTGCGTCCATGCGGCATTGGCAATGCGCGACGATGGTTACGAGACCATCATGGTGAACTGTAATCCCGAGACCGTGTCGACCGACTACGACACCTCAGATCGTTTGTACTTTGAGCCTCTGACCTTAGAGGACGTTCTGGAGATCGTTGCTAAGGAGAAGCCCAAGGGTGTGATTGTGCAATATGGTGGACAAACGCCACTGAAGCTCGCCCTTGATCTTGAGGCCAATGGCGTGCCGATTATTGGTACTTCGCCTGACATGATTGATGCCGCCGAGGATCGGGAGCGCTTCCAAAAGCTCCTGCATGACCTCAAATTACGTCAACCGCCTAATCGCACAGCGCGCGCTGAAGATGAAGCACTCAAGCTGGCCGAGGAGATTGGCTACCCCTTAGTCGTTCGTCCTTCCTATGTATTGGGCGGTCGAGCAATGGAGATCGTGCATGATGGGCGTGACCTCGAGCGTTACATGCGTGAGGCCGTCAAGGTATCGAATGACTCACCGGTATTGTTAGATCGCTTCTTAAATGATGCGATTGAGTGCGATGTGGATTGCATCTCCGATGGAACCCGAGTGTTTATTGGTGGAGTGATGGAACACATTGAGCAAGCGGGCGTGCATTCAGGTGACTCAGCCTGTTCATTGCCCCCATACTCCCTATCGAAAGAGACCATTGCCGAGCTTAAGCGCCAAACTGCAGCGATGGCCAAGGGTCTGAATGTCGTTGGTTTAATGAACGTGCAATTTGCGATTCAGCAAAGCGACGGTAAGGACACCATCTTTGTATTAGAAGTCAATCCACGGGCATCACGTACGGTGCCCTATGTATCAAAAGCAACCGGCCTGCAACTCGCGAAGATTGCTGCGCGTTGTATGGTGGGTCAGAGTCTCGATCAGCAGGGCATTATGGAGGAGGTGATTCCTCCGTACTACTCCGTTAAGGAGGCGGTGTTCCCATTTAATAAGTTCCCAGGCATTGATCCAATCTTAGGCCCTGAGATGCGCTCCACGGGTGAGGTGATGGGAGTTGGTAAGACCTTTGGTGAGGCCTTATTCAAATCGCAGTTGGCGGCGGGGATCAAATTACCGAAGAGCGGTAATGTGGTGCTAACCGTCAAAGATAGCGATAAGCCACTTGCCGTCGTGGTGGCCAAGCTCTTGCATGAGATGGGCTTTCCAATGGTCGCTACCAAAGGGACTGCCGCGGCCATTGCCGCAGCAAATATTCCGGTATCGGTGGTGAACAAGGTCAAAGAGGGTCGTCCTCACATTGTCGACATGATCAAAAACGGTGAGATTACCTTGGTGTTTACCACTGTGGATGAAACCCGTAATGCGATTGCGGACTCTCGTTCGATTCGAACTACCGCACAAGCCAATGGTGTGACCTACTACACCACAATTAGTGCGGCACGTGCGGTGATGGAAGGGATGCGGGCGAAGGATTCGCTCGAGGTTTATTCCTTACAGAATTTACACATTTCGCTTAGCTAG
- a CDS encoding type II toxin-antitoxin system PemK/MazF family toxin: MKRGDIYLVSLDPTAGHEQKGYRPVLVVSPAPFNQLTKTPIVVPISTGGQFARVAGFAVELIGTKTVGIARCDQPRTLDLAARKAKRVETVSAAVIDDVLAKLSTLMT, encoded by the coding sequence ATGAAGCGAGGCGATATTTATTTGGTATCTCTTGATCCAACGGCTGGCCATGAGCAAAAAGGGTATCGCCCTGTATTGGTAGTGTCACCAGCACCGTTTAATCAACTAACCAAGACCCCAATCGTTGTGCCGATCTCAACCGGAGGTCAGTTTGCGCGGGTGGCCGGGTTTGCAGTTGAGCTCATCGGGACCAAAACTGTTGGTATTGCTCGCTGCGATCAACCCCGCACACTTGACCTCGCGGCACGCAAAGCAAAACGCGTTGAGACCGTGTCGGCGGCTGTGATCGATGATGTCTTGGCTAAACTATCAACCTTAATGACCTAG
- the greA gene encoding transcription elongation factor GreA — MSTNTIPITKHGAELLKEELTRLKHVDRPAVINAISEARAQGDLSENAEYDAAKEKQAFIEGRIKELETKLSAAQIIDPALLEAEGRVVFGATVELEDLDDGKKMSYQIVGDDEADIAANKISISSPIARALIGKEEGDVVTVQAPAGAREVEILSVRYI, encoded by the coding sequence ATGAGTACAAACACTATTCCTATTACCAAGCATGGCGCTGAGCTCTTGAAAGAAGAGCTCACGCGCTTAAAGCATGTCGATCGTCCCGCAGTGATTAATGCAATCTCCGAAGCGCGCGCCCAAGGTGATCTTTCGGAGAACGCGGAGTACGATGCCGCCAAAGAGAAACAAGCGTTTATTGAGGGTCGCATCAAAGAGCTTGAGACCAAATTATCGGCTGCACAAATTATTGACCCTGCGTTACTCGAAGCAGAGGGTCGGGTCGTCTTTGGTGCCACCGTTGAACTGGAAGATCTCGATGACGGTAAAAAAATGAGCTATCAAATCGTGGGCGATGATGAAGCCGACATCGCTGCCAATAAGATCTCGATTAGCTCCCCCATTGCTCGTGCCCTGATCGGCAAAGAAGAGGGCGATGTGGTGACCGTTCAAGCCCCCGCAGGCGCTCGGGAAGTCGAGATCCTCTCGGTTCGTTACATCTAG
- the carA gene encoding glutamine-hydrolyzing carbamoyl-phosphate synthase small subunit, whose product MLPSFPPAVLALADGSIFSGQSIGAPGETSGEVVFNTALTGYQEIITDPSYARQLVTLTYPHIGNVGVNAQDAESAKIYAAGLIIKDLSARVSNFRAEDSLDHYLRTAKVPGIAGIDTRKLTRLLRDRGAQSGAIVAGTIGDDVDALAKRALSLAKAFPGMAGLDLAQVVTTNAAYEWQEGEWQLHGEHGKPAFRVMKNPSKRVVAYDFGVKRNILRMLAERGCALTVVPAKTPVAEVLALKPDGVFLSNGPGDPEPCDYAISAAQTIISKNIPTFGICLGHQIMGLAAGAKTLKMKFGHHGANHPVKDLDSGRVAITSQNHGFAVDAKTLPDDLRVTHISLFDGSLQGLAWKDKPAFCFQGHPEASPGPHDIAYLFDRFMHFMNAAGQGAR is encoded by the coding sequence TTGCTTCCTTCCTTTCCCCCCGCTGTTTTAGCTCTTGCTGACGGCTCCATTTTTTCTGGTCAAAGTATCGGCGCTCCTGGTGAGACCAGTGGTGAAGTTGTTTTCAATACCGCATTAACCGGTTATCAAGAAATCATCACCGATCCCAGTTACGCACGTCAGCTCGTCACCTTAACCTATCCGCACATCGGCAATGTGGGTGTCAATGCCCAAGACGCTGAGTCAGCAAAAATCTATGCTGCCGGTCTCATCATTAAAGATCTGTCTGCACGTGTCTCGAACTTTCGAGCCGAAGATAGTCTCGATCATTATTTGCGCACTGCTAAGGTCCCTGGTATCGCTGGTATTGATACCCGTAAGTTAACTCGCCTGTTACGTGACCGCGGCGCTCAATCAGGCGCGATTGTGGCTGGCACGATTGGTGATGATGTCGATGCGCTTGCCAAGCGTGCATTAAGCCTTGCTAAGGCATTTCCGGGAATGGCAGGCCTTGATCTTGCGCAAGTGGTTACCACCAATGCTGCCTATGAGTGGCAAGAAGGGGAGTGGCAGTTGCATGGTGAGCATGGTAAGCCCGCATTCAGAGTGATGAAGAACCCAAGTAAGCGGGTTGTGGCCTATGACTTTGGTGTCAAGCGCAATATTCTGCGTATGCTGGCCGAGCGCGGTTGTGCGCTCACAGTTGTGCCTGCCAAAACCCCGGTGGCTGAAGTATTGGCGCTAAAACCCGATGGCGTATTTTTATCCAATGGCCCTGGCGACCCCGAGCCCTGTGATTATGCGATTAGTGCGGCTCAAACCATTATCAGTAAAAATATTCCGACCTTTGGTATTTGCTTGGGTCATCAGATTATGGGCTTGGCTGCGGGTGCGAAGACCTTGAAAATGAAGTTTGGGCACCATGGCGCGAACCATCCCGTAAAAGATTTAGACAGTGGTCGAGTAGCGATCACTTCACAGAACCATGGCTTTGCGGTCGACGCAAAGACTTTACCCGATGATTTGCGGGTCACACATATCTCTTTGTTTGATGGTTCCTTGCAAGGCCTCGCCTGGAAAGATAAGCCAGCCTTTTGTTTTCAGGGGCACCCAGAGGCTTCCCCAGGCCCACATGACATTGCCTATTTATTTGACCGCTTCATGCACTTCATGAATGCCGCTGGCCAAGGAGCTCGCTAA
- a CDS encoding YhbY family RNA-binding protein codes for MTALSLTPAQRKAHRAQAHALNPVVMIGNEGLTAAVRKEIDRALSSHGLIKIRVLGDDRDARIAMYESICDELSAAPIQHIGKLLVVWRPVASKPEKVVPTKKVARAYQTARSNQRGSGSRVGFKKAAVASTSKPKRRKTRLASPKKAALG; via the coding sequence ATGACTGCTCTTTCACTCACACCAGCGCAACGCAAGGCTCACCGCGCGCAAGCCCACGCCCTCAACCCCGTCGTCATGATTGGTAACGAAGGTCTCACAGCCGCGGTTCGCAAAGAAATTGATCGTGCCCTATCGAGCCATGGTCTGATTAAGATCCGCGTACTGGGTGACGATCGCGATGCCCGTATTGCAATGTATGAATCGATATGCGATGAGTTGAGTGCCGCCCCGATTCAGCACATTGGCAAACTCCTTGTGGTGTGGCGCCCTGTCGCATCAAAGCCTGAGAAAGTAGTCCCCACTAAAAAAGTAGCACGCGCCTATCAAACCGCTCGCAGCAATCAACGCGGCAGTGGCTCGCGTGTGGGCTTCAAAAAAGCAGCCGTGGCCAGCACCAGCAAACCAAAGCGCCGCAAGACTCGCTTAGCTAGCCCCAAAAAAGCGGCTTTGGGTTAA
- the ftsH gene encoding ATP-dependent zinc metalloprotease FtsH, with translation MNNNMFQKVGVWLIVGLVLFTVFKQFDKPRTQDQVTYSQFMDDAKAGKIKRVDVQGRTLQITPVDGNKYSIISPGDIWMVGDLMKYGVQVTGKTEDEPNLLVSALYYLGPTLLIIGFWFFMMRQMQGGGKGGAFSFGKSKARLIDENSNSVTFADVAGCDEAKEEVFEIVDFLKDPQKFQKLGGRIPHGVLLVGPPGTGKTLLARAIAGEAKVPFFSISGSDFVEMFVGVGAARVRDMFENAKKHAPCIIFIDEIDAVGRHRGAGMGGGNDEREQTLNQMLVEMDGFETNSGVIVIAATNRSDVLDRALLRPGRFDRQVHVGLPDIRGREQILRVHMRKVPINADVDPAVLARGTPGFSGADLANLVNEAALFAARRSKRAVDMQDFEDAKDKIYMGPERKSAVMREEERRNTAYHESGHAVVAKMLPKADPVHKVTIMPRGMALGVTWQLPEFDRVNLYKDRMLEELAILFGGRAAEEVFLGSMSTGASNDFERATKMARDMVTRYGMSDSLGTMVYVDTEQDSMFGRMNSKTVSELTQQKVDAEIRTLIDSQYALAKKILEENRDKVEAMVTALLEWETIDSEQINDIMAGRTPKPPKPVTATAFGNSAGGGGTQGPAAGSAPATA, from the coding sequence TTGAATAACAATATGTTCCAAAAAGTGGGTGTATGGCTCATCGTGGGCCTGGTTTTGTTTACTGTCTTTAAACAGTTTGATAAACCACGGACTCAAGATCAGGTCACGTATTCCCAATTTATGGATGATGCCAAGGCTGGCAAGATCAAGCGCGTGGATGTGCAAGGTCGTACCCTGCAAATCACCCCAGTTGATGGCAACAAATACTCGATCATCTCCCCAGGCGATATCTGGATGGTGGGTGATCTCATGAAATACGGTGTTCAGGTCACTGGCAAGACCGAAGACGAACCCAATTTATTGGTCTCTGCACTCTATTACTTAGGACCTACCTTATTAATCATCGGCTTTTGGTTCTTCATGATGCGCCAGATGCAAGGTGGCGGTAAGGGTGGTGCGTTCTCCTTTGGTAAATCCAAGGCGCGTCTGATTGATGAGAACAGCAATTCAGTGACCTTTGCGGATGTTGCGGGTTGCGACGAGGCCAAAGAAGAAGTATTTGAGATTGTCGACTTCCTCAAAGATCCCCAAAAGTTCCAAAAGCTTGGTGGTCGGATTCCACATGGCGTACTCTTAGTCGGTCCTCCTGGAACCGGTAAGACCTTATTGGCCCGTGCGATTGCAGGCGAGGCTAAAGTACCATTTTTCTCAATCTCAGGCTCCGACTTCGTTGAGATGTTTGTGGGTGTTGGTGCTGCGCGCGTACGCGATATGTTTGAGAACGCTAAAAAGCATGCACCTTGCATCATCTTTATTGATGAGATCGATGCAGTAGGTCGTCATCGTGGTGCTGGCATGGGCGGCGGTAATGATGAGCGCGAGCAAACCTTAAACCAAATGCTCGTCGAGATGGACGGCTTTGAGACCAATAGCGGTGTGATCGTGATCGCTGCGACCAACCGTTCGGATGTTCTGGATCGCGCCTTACTACGCCCTGGTCGTTTTGACCGCCAAGTGCATGTTGGTTTACCTGACATTCGGGGTCGTGAGCAAATTCTGCGCGTGCATATGCGCAAAGTGCCAATCAATGCCGACGTTGATCCTGCGGTCTTGGCTCGTGGTACTCCTGGGTTCTCGGGTGCTGATCTAGCTAACTTGGTCAATGAAGCGGCTTTGTTTGCAGCGCGTCGTAGTAAGCGCGCGGTGGATATGCAAGACTTCGAAGATGCCAAGGACAAGATCTATATGGGTCCTGAGCGTAAGTCCGCTGTGATGCGCGAGGAAGAGCGTCGTAATACGGCTTATCACGAGTCGGGTCATGCGGTGGTGGCAAAGATGCTACCCAAGGCTGACCCGGTGCATAAGGTAACCATCATGCCGCGCGGTATGGCGCTTGGTGTAACTTGGCAGCTGCCGGAGTTTGATCGGGTCAACTTATACAAAGATCGCATGCTCGAAGAGTTAGCCATCTTGTTTGGTGGCCGTGCTGCTGAAGAGGTGTTCTTGGGCTCGATGAGTACTGGAGCATCGAACGACTTTGAGCGCGCTACCAAAATGGCCCGCGATATGGTGACTCGGTATGGCATGAGCGATAGCTTGGGTACCATGGTCTATGTCGACACGGAGCAAGACAGCATGTTTGGTCGCATGAACAGCAAGACCGTATCGGAGCTCACCCAACAAAAGGTCGATGCCGAGATTCGGACTCTGATTGATAGCCAATACGCACTCGCCAAGAAGATTTTGGAAGAGAACCGTGACAAGGTGGAAGCCATGGTCACCGCACTCTTAGAGTGGGAGACGATTGATTCTGAGCAGATCAATGACATCATGGCAGGGCGCACACCGAAGCCACCTAAGCCAGTCACCGCGACTGCCTTTGGTAACTCTGCGGGTGGCGGTGGTACGCAGGGTCCAGCGGCAGGTAGCGCACCCGCAACCGCGTAA
- a CDS encoding DUF4149 domain-containing protein — protein MQAQSTQHQIAQRLFLFISSLWVGSLITVGYLVAPTLFATLTDRQVAGMVAGTIFQVEAYVSLVLCVALLVLANLLVSRGLQAYRAIRWILLAMLVCAALGSFVLMPWMENLREDALLQGMPVMYSPSASLFATLHGISSSVFLVQSLLGIYLVWRLTQSRFFGAS, from the coding sequence ATGCAAGCTCAATCCACCCAGCACCAAATTGCGCAACGCCTATTTCTCTTCATCAGTAGTCTTTGGGTTGGTAGCCTAATTACTGTTGGCTACTTAGTTGCGCCGACGCTATTTGCAACCCTCACCGATCGTCAGGTAGCCGGTATGGTGGCTGGTACGATTTTCCAGGTAGAGGCGTACGTGAGTCTGGTGCTCTGTGTGGCGCTACTGGTCTTAGCAAACCTCTTGGTAAGTCGTGGGTTGCAAGCCTATCGTGCGATTCGTTGGATTCTGCTTGCGATGCTTGTGTGTGCCGCGCTTGGCAGTTTCGTGCTCATGCCCTGGATGGAGAACTTACGCGAGGACGCCTTGTTACAAGGCATGCCAGTGATGTATTCACCGTCAGCGAGTTTGTTTGCTACCTTGCACGGCATTTCAAGCAGTGTTTTCTTGGTGCAAAGTCTTCTGGGTATTTATTTGGTTTGGCGATTAACCCAAAGCCGCTTTTTTGGGGCTAGCTAA
- a CDS encoding AbrB/MazE/SpoVT family DNA-binding domain-containing protein has protein sequence MHTNLRKVGGSVMLAVSPVFLKELKIECGSTVDVALKDGQLVVRPITKPQYELADLLAQCDPKAKMPSEDRVWLDSAPIGNEIL, from the coding sequence ATGCATACTAATTTAAGAAAGGTTGGAGGTTCAGTGATGCTGGCAGTGTCCCCGGTTTTTCTCAAAGAGCTCAAGATTGAGTGCGGATCGACCGTTGATGTCGCTCTAAAGGACGGGCAGTTGGTCGTGCGACCCATTACCAAGCCTCAATATGAACTCGCTGATTTATTGGCGCAGTGCGATCCCAAAGCAAAAATGCCAAGTGAGGATCGGGTTTGGTTAGATAGCGCCCCCATTGGTAATGAGATTCTGTAA
- a CDS encoding RlmE family RNA methyltransferase has translation MAKNKFNKNWLHDHVNDPYVKLAQKEGYRARAAYKLSEIDEQDHLIKAGMTVVDLGSAPGSWSQYIRNRLVQLRKHPTPETAGKPDGCIIAIDLLPMEPVADVTFIQGDFREEEGLQALEAALPPEANGKVDLVLSDMAPNLSGVGVADAARMANLAELALEFAKEHLKPDGALLIKCFHGSGYSQIVEAFKGVFKTVSPRKPKASRDKSSETFLLGRYLK, from the coding sequence GTGGCAAAGAACAAGTTCAATAAAAATTGGTTGCACGATCATGTCAATGATCCCTACGTCAAGCTCGCGCAGAAAGAGGGCTATCGTGCGCGGGCGGCCTATAAGCTCTCGGAGATCGATGAACAAGATCATCTGATTAAAGCCGGGATGACCGTAGTTGACTTGGGAAGCGCCCCAGGTAGCTGGAGTCAGTACATTCGCAATCGCTTAGTGCAGCTTCGCAAACATCCAACACCCGAGACTGCCGGTAAGCCCGATGGTTGCATCATCGCTATTGATCTCTTGCCGATGGAGCCCGTGGCGGATGTCACCTTTATTCAAGGCGATTTTCGAGAGGAGGAGGGCTTGCAGGCGCTCGAGGCCGCTTTGCCACCGGAGGCAAATGGCAAAGTTGATTTAGTACTCTCCGATATGGCCCCCAATCTCTCAGGCGTCGGTGTAGCCGATGCTGCGCGGATGGCCAATCTCGCGGAGCTCGCTTTGGAGTTTGCCAAAGAGCATCTCAAGCCCGATGGGGCACTTTTGATCAAGTGCTTTCATGGGAGTGGCTATAGTCAAATAGTTGAGGCATTTAAGGGGGTATTTAAGACCGTTTCCCCCCGTAAACCCAAGGCTTCACGGGATAAATCCTCGGAAACCTTTCTGCTAGGGCGCTATTTGAAGTAG